ATAATGTATAGGTTAGTATAATTATGTACAAGTTTCAAGACTCAGTTACGAACCCTTCAAGACCCATCGATCCTTCAGGATCGAGGAGTATCCACGCTAGTGATCTTAATAGAATTCCGAGCATCTATCCCGACCATTTATCTCTGAATAAATAGTCGAACAAATAAGTCGTCTATTTGAATAGTTGAATATTAAAATCGGAATTGTTGCTAATTAACAACGACGCACAAAACCTGGAACGCATTTGAGTTTACGTATCTATCTCACGAAACCACTTGCGGAAATACATTTAGTTGGCGCATCATGAATGCGGACTTGATGACTGGGAGTGGTATCCATGAAACATTTTTCTTCGTGGTGGTTGTTTTTTTGGTTAATGTTGTTTCCCGTTTATGAGAGCGCGGCAGTCAACATTCTTGGGCTGCAAATGCAGGATAAAGCAGGATATAGCATTCTGGTTCTTGATTTGGACGGATCGGCCGGAATTAATCTGTTTCCCTTGGATAGCCCAAATCGGGTGGTCGTGGATCTAACCGGGGTACGCATAAGTAATCCGCGTCAGATACATGCAATGAAAAGTACATTCTTACGCGGGGTACGTGCCGGCTTTCAATCAGATGGGCGGCTACGCATTGTTCTTGATGTGACTCGTCCACTCTGGCCACGTAGTTATTTTACTGGCGATGGTAAAAAAACGCGGTTAACCATAGAACTGCGCGACTCTGCGGGGGTTCCGATTCCTCCTGTAAAGATTCAGTCTAAATCAGCATCGGCCAGCCGCATACAGTCCTTCCGGCGGGCTGAACAAAAAACGGTTTCATCCACGGAGAAAAACGCGCACGTTACTAAAATTGCCGCTGACCCTTTACCAGTAATCCCTCAAGCTCCCGAAGTGGAAAAGGTGCCTGATAATGCACCAGAATTTTCACCAGATGTCTATCATCAAACACCTTCACCGCAAGGCAAGGTTGTGGAAGCAGCAAACGAGCACGCATCTGTTTTTTCTCCCGCAATCAAGGGAAGGGAAATTGTAATAGCGGTAGATGCAGGCCATGGCGGCAAGGATCCTGGCGCGATTGGGCCTGGGGGTACCGAGGAAAAAAAAATAACCTTATCGATTGCGCGACGGGTAGCGGAACTTATCCGCAGGGAACGCGGGATGCGTCCAGTAATGACCCGCAATGGCGATTATTTCGTAGCGTTACGCGAACGAATTCAGAAGGCTCATGACGCTAAGGTCGATCTATTTATCTCCATCCACGCTGACGCGGTTCGTGATTCTTCGGTTACTGGCGCCTCGGTTTACGTTCTTTCCGAGAAAGGAGCAAGCTCCGAAGCTGCACGATTTTTGGCCGAAAAAGAGAACTCTGTCGATCTGGTCGGAGGAATACATTTAGAAGGACGTGACAGCAATCTCGCCCGGACTTTGCTTGATATGTCCCAGAGCGCCACGTTGAACACCAGTCTGTCGGTAGCTGGAAAACTGCTTGCCTGCATGGAAAAAATAGGCACACTGAGTCGTAATTCCGTAGAACGCGCTGGTTTTCTGGTACTTAAATCGCCAGATATTCCTTCGGTATTGGTGGAAACTGCCTATCTTTCCAACCCCAATGAAGAAGAAATGCTTGGTGATTCACGTTATCAACAGACGATTGCTCAGGCGATCATCAAAGGAATTCGCGCTCATTTTCTTCGTAGTCCGCCTGCAGGTACTTTACTTGCCAAATCCATGGAGGTTGATTCCCTGGAAGCGCGACGTTATTAAGGTGGTTGATTGTTAATTTCCAACAGTTGTAATTGTTGTTTAATGTAAGCGCGTGATTCATTACTTAGGGTGGAATTTTTTAGAGCCAAGCGAAAAACCTGAATAGCCTCAGCGTGGCGCTGTTCAGCGGTAAGCGAAATTCCAAGTCCCATTAGCCAAGTAGCGTTATTGGGATGGTAACGTAGCGCCTGACGATATTCGTCAATGGCAGCCTGATGATTGCTGATACGTTGTTCCAACGCGCCAGTAAAGGCATGGTAGTCGGGATTTTCTCCCGCATGAGACTGTGCGCCACGTAAAATGGTAAGAGCATCTTGTGGATTTCCATGTTCAATAATAATGCGTGCCAAAGGAAAGGCCAAATTAGCGGCTTGTGGATCAAGTTGTAATCCTGCTTGTAAAATTTTTTCTGCCGCTGATTGATCATTGCGCTCCAGAGCAAGATTGGCGAGCGCAAGTCGAGCGTTGTGATAACTCGGATCGATCACCAACGTCTGTTTCAGACCTTCGCGGGCCTGGTTAATTTCTCCCTTGCGTAATAAAGATAAGGCGGATTCGTATTGTTCCTTAGCGCGGCGTGCGGGATCTATTGATTTATTAAATTGATTTGGAACGATGCTGGAAGTTGTGCCTTGATTCAGTAGCGTAGTTTTGTTAGTAACTGTCAGTTCGTGACGTGGCTTATTTTTATTTGGATTATCATTAAGTAACAACAAATGTCGCGCTGGATCAACATCCTGATTCATCTGTGTCTGAATTTGTTTAATGCGCCTAAGCCGTGGCTTCACGTCACGCCATTTTTCTGCAATATTTTTTGCCGCCTGTCGTGCTTTAAGTTTATTGGGATACAATCCGTGGATCATGACAAATAACTCACGACCATGTCGTTGAAGACGAAAATATCTCAATTCAGGAAAATTTTCATGGTCACGGGCAAACTGTTGTAATGTTTGTAATCTGCGCCGCGCGTTTAGAATTATAAGCGTATAGTAATTTTGGTTTTGGTCATGTATCCAGTCAGTACGGTCGATTAATTCATTAAAATTTTTTGGACTTGCAACCGTTGGTGCGACTTTTTCCTTGAGAGGATCTTTTTGGCCGCCATCCACATTTTTTTTCGATGGATCGATTTCTACCCGGGAAGAAGCCTGCGCTGACGTAACGGGGATAGTAGAAATATTTGATAATGGCGGAGGAACGGATAAGGGTAATTCTGGATCAGAAACTATTGAAACGGGTACGTTTTGCATAGGTGGCGCGCTGGTAACCGCAGGAATAATGGTTGGCTCCGTTAAAGAACGTGGTACAGACGAAGCCGTTACCACGGGCTGATCCTTCTGATCCTTTGTGGAATGCGTGATTGAAATGGCAGGTGTCCTTAAAACTATCCATGGTAATAATGGCCACCCCCATTCCACGCCAAGCATGATTAGTAATATTGATAGTAAACCACCTGCAATCAAAGTAATGTGATTAATGGATAATGAAATAACGGTTGCCCACGAATGCAGAAATGGTTGCTTCGCCGCCGGGGTATCAATAACTGCCGCCAGCACAATACGCTTTCCTACTTGGCGACGGCCTTCGGTGCAGGCCAGCAACAATGATTTGTGCGCCAGTATATTGATTAATCGTGGGATACCCAAAGTAGCGCGGTATAATGCGCGTACCGCGTCCGGTAAGAATAATACCCCTCCCTGATAACCAGCAACATTTAGACGGTGGGAAAGATAATGTCCAATTTCATCACGCGCCAGCGGCATTAATTGATGCTGAAAAATAATGCGTTGCAATAATTGGCGTACTGATTCTTTGTGTAATTTTTCGTCTAATTCCGGCTGCCCAAATAGTATTACGCGCAGGAGCTTTTGTTTTTCTGTTTCAAGATTAGTGAGTAATCGCAGCGCTTCCAGGCTTTGAAGCGGCATTGCTTGGGCCTCATCAATACACAATACTACATGCCTGCCCTGCTCGGTGATGTCGGATAATCCTTTAGTGAGCAATTTAAGCAACTGATGTTGATCATTATCCTTGAAATCAGCTAATGGTACCTTTAACTCATCGGCTAATGCCAAAAGAAGCGTATTAGGCTCCAGATAAGGATTGTGAATATAAGCGGTAATATATTCAGGTCCAAGATTTTCAAGAAAGTTACGACATAATAGCGTTTTTCCTGTGCCCACTTCTCCAGTAATCTTAACAAAACCTGCACCACTTTTTACCGCGATGGACAGGGTATTAAATGCCTTCTGATAGGCATTGGTGGGAATAAAAAAATTGGTATCTGGAGTAATACCGAAAGGATCCTCACGTAGACCAAAATGAGTCATGTACATCTATAACTGCCTAATTATATCAAGGTGCTAGCGTAGTTGCAGATACTTTCTTGATTAATTCAAGAACCCATCAACAATTCTGGATCGGGGGGTATCCACGCCGAGAATCTATAAATGTCATTGCCAAACCGAGCGAATGTTCAGATCGATCCTCGTTATCAATCCACTATGATTCGCAGGAGAAGTTTCATAGGGAGCCATATAAAGATAATTACCAATTACTGCGCCACCAATATAGCCTTTGCTCATTGCGTGATAAGTAGTTGTATCAAATACCGACCATGCATCAGAATTAATAAATGGCAGCCGCCGATCATAACGTGTAATTTGACCATTGTAGATTCCTTCCGCCTTGCAGTGTGGAATAAAATAAACAAACTCGTTATGGATAAACGAGCCAAAGAATCCACGACTTTCAGGATAAACCAATTCGGTATCAAAAAATTGCCAGCTACCACCATCATCTAAGGATTGCCTGCTGTCATGACAGGCTACCTGTCCGAAACGATTGTTACCATCGAAATAGGGCGCGAGATAAAGATATTGACCGTCGTAGCAACCACCAATATATCCACAACCACGCGGATTAAATTTTTTTAGATCAACAATTTGCCAACTGGCTGGATCAATAAATGTGCCACCGCGCCGATAACACACGAGTAGTCCATGATAATCTCGTTGCTCACGGACAAAAGGCACAAAATAAATAAATTCTCCGCCATTTACTGCTGAATGAAAACCTCTGCTTAGAGTTGCTAATAAATTGCTATCAAATACCTCCCAACTATCAATTGCGCTAAATGCACGGGTCGTATCATAACGCACCATCGTACCGTGATAAGCATTCCATTTGAGTTGATAAGGCGCGAGATAAAGATATTGACCGTCATAACAACCGCTCACGAAACCTCTGCCATTATCAACAATTTTCTGTATATCAAAAAAATTCCACGAATCAGGATTATGAAAATCGCATTGGGTATCGTAACGAGTTACCTGCCCATGATGGCGATCATGATGGTACGGAATCAGATAAAGATAGCGTCCATCAAATAGACCATCGGCAAAGCCACGACTGGCTGCGTTGACTAATGCAGTATCAAACACTGTCCAGCTAGCGGAGTCATGAAAATCACTATGGGTATCATAACGGGTCACC
The sequence above is a segment of the Gammaproteobacteria bacterium genome. Coding sequences within it:
- a CDS encoding N-acetylmuramoyl-L-alanine amidase, with amino-acid sequence MKHFSSWWLFFWLMLFPVYESAAVNILGLQMQDKAGYSILVLDLDGSAGINLFPLDSPNRVVVDLTGVRISNPRQIHAMKSTFLRGVRAGFQSDGRLRIVLDVTRPLWPRSYFTGDGKKTRLTIELRDSAGVPIPPVKIQSKSASASRIQSFRRAEQKTVSSTEKNAHVTKIAADPLPVIPQAPEVEKVPDNAPEFSPDVYHQTPSPQGKVVEAANEHASVFSPAIKGREIVIAVDAGHGGKDPGAIGPGGTEEKKITLSIARRVAELIRRERGMRPVMTRNGDYFVALRERIQKAHDAKVDLFISIHADAVRDSSVTGASVYVLSEKGASSEAARFLAEKENSVDLVGGIHLEGRDSNLARTLLDMSQSATLNTSLSVAGKLLACMEKIGTLSRNSVERAGFLVLKSPDIPSVLVETAYLSNPNEEEMLGDSRYQQTIAQAIIKGIRAHFLRSPPAGTLLAKSMEVDSLEARRY
- a CDS encoding MSHA biogenesis protein MshM translates to MYMTHFGLREDPFGITPDTNFFIPTNAYQKAFNTLSIAVKSGAGFVKITGEVGTGKTLLCRNFLENLGPEYITAYIHNPYLEPNTLLLALADELKVPLADFKDNDQHQLLKLLTKGLSDITEQGRHVVLCIDEAQAMPLQSLEALRLLTNLETEKQKLLRVILFGQPELDEKLHKESVRQLLQRIIFQHQLMPLARDEIGHYLSHRLNVAGYQGGVLFLPDAVRALYRATLGIPRLINILAHKSLLLACTEGRRQVGKRIVLAAVIDTPAAKQPFLHSWATVISLSINHITLIAGGLLSILLIMLGVEWGWPLLPWIVLRTPAISITHSTKDQKDQPVVTASSVPRSLTEPTIIPAVTSAPPMQNVPVSIVSDPELPLSVPPPLSNISTIPVTSAQASSRVEIDPSKKNVDGGQKDPLKEKVAPTVASPKNFNELIDRTDWIHDQNQNYYTLIILNARRRLQTLQQFARDHENFPELRYFRLQRHGRELFVMIHGLYPNKLKARQAAKNIAEKWRDVKPRLRRIKQIQTQMNQDVDPARHLLLLNDNPNKNKPRHELTVTNKTTLLNQGTTSSIVPNQFNKSIDPARRAKEQYESALSLLRKGEINQAREGLKQTLVIDPSYHNARLALANLALERNDQSAAEKILQAGLQLDPQAANLAFPLARIIIEHGNPQDALTILRGAQSHAGENPDYHAFTGALEQRISNHQAAIDEYRQALRYHPNNATWLMGLGISLTAEQRHAEAIQVFRLALKNSTLSNESRAYIKQQLQLLEINNQPP
- a CDS encoding conserved hypothetical protein (Evidence 4 : Unknown function but conserved in other organisms); its protein translation is MTQAIEFFDSTSINPGSKGFSGAVYDGRYLYFVPMANGPGRFFGQVTRYDTHSDFHDSASWTVFDTALVNAASRGFADGLFDGRYLYLIPYHHDRHHGQVTRYDTQCDFHNPDSWNFFDIQKIVDNGRGFVSGCYDGQYLYLAPYQLKWNAYHGTMVRYDTTRAFSAIDSWEVFDSNLLATLSRGFHSAVNGGEFIYFVPFVREQRDYHGLLVCYRRGGTFIDPASWQIVDLKKFNPRGCGYIGGCYDGQYLYLAPYFDGNNRFGQVACHDSRQSLDDGGSWQFFDTELVYPESRGFFGSFIHNEFVYFIPHCKAEGIYNGQITRYDRRLPFINSDAWSVFDTTTYHAMSKGYIGGAVIGNYLYMAPYETSPANHSGLITRIDLNIRSVWQ